The following are encoded together in the Halomonas halophila genome:
- a CDS encoding 2-hydroxyacid dehydrogenase: MSKRIAVYRPLPEDLLAELKRDFHVDDFGHLDDLDDPGFRAALAEAHGLIGAGRSITAELLDAAPQLEAISSVSVGVDAYPVEELARRGIQLCHTPDVLTETTADTGFLLIMATARRAVELANLVRRGDWQASIGEAHYGSDVHGKTLGMVGMGRIGAAIARRGALGFGMRILYSNASPKPALEDELGARRRELDELLAEADFVCVTVPLSAETERLIGERELGLMRDSAILVNIARGKVVDEAALIEALDTGRIRAAGLDVFEREPLPADSPLPRMANVVALPHIGSATHETRYDMAKRAVDNIRLALSGERPLSPFNEPARTPA, encoded by the coding sequence ATGTCGAAGCGAATTGCCGTCTATCGCCCTCTTCCCGAAGACCTGCTCGCCGAGCTGAAGCGCGACTTCCACGTCGACGACTTCGGCCATCTGGATGACCTCGACGACCCGGGCTTCCGCGCCGCCCTGGCCGAGGCCCACGGCCTGATCGGCGCCGGCCGCTCGATCACCGCCGAGCTGCTCGATGCCGCTCCGCAGCTGGAGGCGATCTCCAGCGTTTCGGTGGGCGTCGACGCCTATCCGGTCGAGGAACTGGCACGCCGAGGCATCCAGCTGTGCCACACCCCGGACGTGCTCACCGAGACCACCGCCGACACCGGCTTCCTGCTGATCATGGCGACGGCCCGCCGCGCCGTGGAGCTGGCCAACCTCGTTCGTCGCGGCGACTGGCAGGCCAGCATCGGCGAGGCCCACTACGGCAGCGACGTGCACGGCAAGACCCTGGGCATGGTCGGCATGGGGCGTATCGGCGCCGCCATCGCCAGGCGCGGCGCGCTGGGCTTCGGCATGCGCATTCTCTATTCCAACGCCTCGCCGAAGCCGGCGCTCGAGGACGAACTCGGCGCCCGGCGCCGCGAGCTGGACGAACTGCTCGCCGAGGCCGACTTCGTCTGCGTCACCGTGCCGCTGAGCGCCGAGACCGAGCGGCTGATCGGCGAACGCGAGCTCGGCCTGATGCGCGACTCGGCGATCCTGGTCAACATTGCCCGCGGCAAGGTGGTCGACGAGGCGGCGCTGATCGAGGCGCTGGACACCGGACGCATCCGCGCCGCCGGGCTCGACGTCTTCGAGCGCGAGCCACTGCCGGCCGATTCCCCACTGCCCCGCATGGCCAACGTGGTCGCCCTGCCGCACATCGGCTCGGCGACCCACGAGACCCGCTATGACATGGCCAAGCGCGCGGTGGACAACATCCGCCTGGCGTTGTCCGGCGAGCGGCCGCTGAGCCCGTTCAACGAACCGGCCCGCACGCCGGCCTGA
- a CDS encoding sugar kinase, producing MTTPSPSPEILAFGEAMTLFVAEAAGELAEVERFQRRIAGADTNVAIGLARLGFGVGWLSRVGDDGFGRYIRHTLEAEGLDCRHLTGDPDASTGLIFKERAQGGADPHVEYFRRGSAASRLSPEDARAVNFGAARHLHATGIPPALSASCRELSWHMLERARQAGASISFDPNLRPSLWASEAEMRDTLNAMAGHADWVLPGLAEGRRLTGLDTPHDIAGFYLDRGARAVIIKLGPEGSYYRGTLDGHEESFEIPGVAVSNVVDTVGAGDGFAVGAISALLDGRSPREALRRGNLIGALAVQVPGDMEGLPSRERLTELEA from the coding sequence ATGACCACACCCTCCCCCAGCCCCGAGATTCTCGCCTTCGGCGAGGCCATGACCCTGTTCGTCGCCGAGGCCGCCGGCGAACTGGCCGAGGTCGAACGCTTCCAGAGACGCATCGCCGGCGCGGACACCAACGTCGCCATCGGCCTGGCGCGACTGGGCTTCGGCGTCGGCTGGCTGAGCCGGGTCGGCGACGACGGCTTCGGCCGCTACATCCGCCACACCCTCGAGGCCGAGGGCCTGGACTGCCGTCACCTGACCGGCGACCCGGACGCCTCCACCGGACTGATCTTCAAGGAACGCGCCCAGGGCGGCGCCGATCCGCACGTCGAATACTTCCGCCGCGGCAGCGCCGCCAGCCGGCTGTCGCCGGAAGATGCCCGGGCGGTGAACTTCGGCGCCGCCCGTCACCTGCACGCCACCGGCATCCCGCCGGCCCTCTCGGCCAGCTGCCGCGAGCTGTCCTGGCACATGCTCGAGCGGGCCCGCCAGGCCGGCGCCAGCATCTCCTTCGACCCCAACCTGCGCCCGTCGCTGTGGGCCAGCGAGGCCGAGATGCGCGACACCCTCAACGCCATGGCCGGCCACGCCGACTGGGTGCTGCCGGGCCTGGCGGAGGGCCGCCGCCTGACCGGGCTGGACACGCCCCACGACATCGCCGGCTTCTACCTCGACCGCGGCGCCCGGGCGGTGATCATCAAGCTGGGCCCGGAAGGCAGCTACTACCGTGGTACGCTCGACGGGCACGAGGAGAGCTTCGAGATTCCCGGCGTGGCCGTCTCCAACGTCGTCGACACCGTGGGCGCCGGCGATGGCTTCGCGGTCGGGGCGATCAGCGCCCTGCTCGACGGCCGCTCGCCGCGTGAGGCCCTGCGGCGCGGCAACCTGATCGGCGCCCTCGCCGTGCAGGTGCCGGGCGATATGGAAGGGCTACCCTCACGCGAACGCCTCACCGAGCTCGAGGCATGA
- a CDS encoding LacI family DNA-binding transcriptional regulator, giving the protein MTAPTRRSRATILEVARDAGVSKTSVSRYFGDERSRLSPDMQQRIAASASRLGYRPNRIARGLKGGQSGLIGMLVADIRNPFSVAVMHGVEQACRAHGFSLMVCNTDNDPAQERDHLALLASYRVEGLVLNVAGHPGEELAALTERDTPLVLLDRSLDDLEADMVGLDNDRAIDAALEHLRAQGYGELLYISEPPERASSRQRRLERFWTKLGADGLEGEVCCLPLDDSPALERAIADFLDRPAAAPRAVLCANGNVTLAVTRVLQARGDTLGTTGLMGIDELDWCGLVGPGITTLAQPTEAIGRAAMDSLLERLTDSRRPPRQVRFSPTLIARGSTRR; this is encoded by the coding sequence ATGACCGCTCCGACACGCCGATCCCGCGCCACCATCCTGGAAGTCGCCCGCGACGCTGGCGTCTCCAAGACCAGCGTCTCGCGCTATTTCGGCGATGAGCGCAGCCGGCTGTCGCCCGACATGCAGCAGCGCATCGCCGCCAGCGCCAGCCGACTCGGCTACCGGCCCAACCGCATCGCGCGCGGCCTCAAGGGCGGACAGTCGGGGCTGATCGGCATGCTGGTCGCCGACATCCGCAACCCCTTCTCGGTGGCGGTGATGCACGGCGTGGAGCAGGCCTGCCGCGCCCACGGCTTCTCGCTGATGGTCTGCAACACCGACAACGACCCCGCCCAGGAACGCGATCATCTGGCGCTGCTGGCGTCGTACCGTGTCGAAGGCCTGGTGCTCAACGTCGCCGGCCACCCCGGCGAGGAGCTCGCGGCCCTGACCGAGCGGGACACGCCGCTGGTGCTGCTCGACCGCTCGCTGGACGATCTCGAGGCGGACATGGTCGGCCTCGACAACGACCGCGCCATCGACGCCGCCCTGGAGCATCTGCGGGCCCAGGGCTACGGCGAGCTGCTGTACATCAGCGAGCCGCCGGAACGCGCCAGCTCGCGCCAGCGCCGCCTGGAGCGCTTCTGGACCAAGCTCGGCGCCGATGGGCTGGAGGGTGAGGTCTGCTGTCTGCCGCTCGACGACAGCCCGGCCCTGGAGCGCGCCATCGCCGACTTCCTCGACCGCCCGGCCGCCGCCCCCAGGGCCGTGCTGTGCGCCAACGGCAACGTCACTCTGGCGGTCACCCGCGTGTTGCAGGCCCGCGGCGACACCCTCGGCACCACCGGCCTGATGGGCATCGACGAACTCGACTGGTGCGGCCTGGTCGGCCCCGGCATCACCACCCTCGCCCAGCCCACCGAGGCGATCGGCCGGGCCGCCATGGACAGCCTGCTGGAGCGCCTGACCGATAGCCGGCGCCCGCCCCGGCAGGTCCGTTTCTCACCGACCCTGATCGCCCGCGGCTCGACCCGCCGCTGA
- a CDS encoding HAD family hydrolase, with protein sequence MARPLCLLFDCDGTLVDSEPLLAAEMETSLTAAGLPFQASDYAGEFRGARFRHIVAELESRHGAVDPDRLEVLERDMRANLNRRLATDLTPITGAAEALAALSGHPMGVVSNGPINKIRTSLLATNLEPVFGDHLFSAYEAQCWKPDPCLYRHAGAMLGYAPEDCVAIDDALVGVQAALNAGMTVIHLNRFPDAEETPEGAIMITSMFQLPTVIARLEHDRQRSLSRA encoded by the coding sequence ATGGCCCGCCCTCTCTGCCTACTCTTCGATTGCGATGGCACCCTGGTCGACAGCGAGCCCCTGCTCGCCGCCGAGATGGAAACCAGTCTGACCGCCGCCGGCCTGCCCTTCCAGGCCAGCGACTACGCCGGCGAGTTCCGCGGCGCCCGCTTCCGCCATATCGTCGCCGAGCTGGAGAGCCGCCATGGCGCCGTCGACCCGGACCGCCTCGAGGTGCTGGAGCGCGACATGCGCGCCAACCTCAACCGCCGCCTGGCCACCGACCTGACGCCGATCACCGGCGCCGCCGAGGCCCTGGCCGCCCTGTCCGGCCATCCCATGGGCGTGGTCTCCAACGGGCCGATCAACAAGATCCGCACCTCGCTGCTGGCGACCAACCTCGAGCCGGTATTCGGCGATCACCTGTTCAGCGCCTACGAGGCGCAGTGCTGGAAGCCCGACCCCTGCCTGTATCGCCACGCCGGGGCCATGCTGGGCTACGCGCCCGAGGACTGCGTGGCCATCGACGACGCCCTGGTCGGCGTCCAGGCGGCGCTGAATGCCGGCATGACGGTGATCCACCTCAACCGCTTCCCCGACGCAGAAGAGACGCCGGAAGGCGCCATCATGATCACCAGCATGTTCCAGCTGCCCACCGTGATCGCCCGCCTGGAACACGACCGCCAGCGCTCGCTGTCACGGGCCTAG
- a CDS encoding sodium:calcium antiporter has product MLSALSLPLAFAAFVACALVIGVAGTRLTHIVDDLADRTGLGEAIAGAVLLGMATSLSGLVLSVSAALADRPTLAMSNALGGIAVQTLFLTIADLTHRRANLEHAAASIGNLMQGGLLLCLLTLVLVGRFAPEWTLWQVHPVTPLIVISYLFGLRLAERTRDRPMWRPAQTRETTPDVPDEQARNRSATRLWLSFLGLAVVLGASGWLLEGVASVIAEDTGLGQSVVGVLMTAVVTSLPELVTSIAAVRRGALTLAVAGIIGGNAFDTLFVAASDAAYRGGSIYHAMPDGVALWVAISLLMTAILMVGMIHRERLGPGRIGFESLAIAGCYLAGAAMLVMAPG; this is encoded by the coding sequence ATGCTGAGCGCCCTCTCGCTGCCCCTCGCCTTCGCGGCGTTCGTCGCCTGCGCCCTGGTGATCGGCGTCGCCGGCACGCGGCTGACGCACATCGTCGACGACCTGGCCGACCGCACCGGCCTCGGCGAGGCCATCGCCGGCGCCGTGCTGCTGGGCATGGCCACCTCGCTGTCGGGACTGGTGCTGTCGGTCTCGGCGGCGCTGGCCGACCGCCCCACCCTGGCGATGAGCAACGCCCTGGGGGGCATCGCCGTCCAGACCCTGTTCCTGACCATCGCCGACCTGACCCACCGGCGCGCCAACCTGGAGCACGCCGCCGCCTCCATCGGCAACCTGATGCAGGGCGGCCTGCTGCTGTGCCTGCTGACCCTGGTGCTGGTGGGCCGCTTCGCCCCGGAATGGACCCTGTGGCAGGTCCACCCCGTCACACCGCTGATCGTGATCAGCTACCTGTTCGGGCTGCGGCTGGCGGAGCGTACCCGCGACCGCCCCATGTGGCGGCCGGCCCAGACCCGGGAAACGACGCCGGACGTGCCGGACGAGCAGGCCCGGAACCGTTCGGCGACGCGGCTGTGGCTGAGTTTCCTGGGCCTGGCCGTGGTGCTCGGCGCCAGCGGCTGGCTGCTGGAAGGCGTGGCCTCGGTGATCGCCGAGGACACCGGCCTCGGGCAGTCGGTGGTGGGCGTGCTGATGACCGCGGTGGTCACCTCGCTGCCGGAGCTCGTGACCTCGATCGCGGCGGTGCGCCGGGGCGCGTTGACCCTGGCCGTGGCCGGCATCATCGGCGGCAATGCCTTCGACACCCTGTTCGTGGCCGCCTCGGACGCGGCCTATCGCGGCGGCTCGATCTATCACGCCATGCCCGACGGCGTGGCGCTGTGGGTGGCGATCTCGCTGCTGATGACCGCCATCCTGATGGTCGGCATGATCCACCGCGAGCGCCTGGGGCCCGGCCGCATCGGCTTCGAGAGCCTGGCCATTGCCGGCTGCTATCTGGCCGGGGCGGCGATGCTGGTGATGGCGCCGGGCTGA
- a CDS encoding alanine/glycine:cation symporter family protein, protein MLAFLNDLLWGKVLIVLLIAVGIGFTVASRFVQFRYFGRMFRILGASQAFKKDKHGHLSSFQALVLSVAGRVGGGNIAGVAVAITLGGPGAVFWMWVVGLMGMATSFLECTLAQTYKTAEGDGTYRGGPAYYISRGLGRHWNWLAGVYSALLLVTFGFAFTALQSYSVATSFGDAFGVPVLYSGLGLALLVGLIIFGGIKRIARISEFLVPIMAGGYLLIALVVLALNITQIPDVIALIVKSAFGLEPAIGGGIGAAIMMGLKRGLFSNEAGLGSAPNVAAVAYVPHPANQGIVQAFSVFIDTVIICSATAFVILLSGVYEAGAGVDVAGIALTQAALADHVGEWGRTFVSIALLLFAFSTILYNYYLGENSLNFFSRRNQGLFNAFRVTIVLLVCWGATTDLGTAFGFADVTMGLLAVANLIALIMLFKPGLRILRDFDGQMRAGVEQPVFNAKDHPDLDLDPKAWELEPEDLERAHQALGNAPARNRG, encoded by the coding sequence ATGTTGGCTTTCCTCAACGACCTGCTATGGGGCAAGGTCCTGATCGTACTGCTGATCGCCGTGGGCATCGGCTTCACCGTCGCCTCGCGCTTCGTGCAGTTCCGCTACTTCGGCCGCATGTTCCGCATCCTGGGCGCCAGCCAGGCCTTCAAGAAGGACAAGCACGGCCACCTGAGCTCCTTCCAGGCGCTGGTGCTGTCGGTGGCCGGCCGGGTCGGCGGCGGCAACATCGCCGGCGTCGCCGTGGCCATCACCCTTGGCGGCCCCGGCGCCGTGTTCTGGATGTGGGTCGTCGGCCTGATGGGCATGGCCACCAGCTTCCTCGAGTGCACCCTGGCGCAGACCTACAAGACCGCCGAAGGCGACGGCACCTATCGCGGTGGCCCGGCCTACTACATCTCCCGTGGCCTTGGCCGCCACTGGAACTGGCTGGCCGGCGTCTACTCGGCGCTGCTGCTGGTGACCTTCGGCTTCGCCTTCACCGCCCTGCAGTCCTATTCCGTGGCCACCTCCTTCGGCGACGCCTTCGGCGTGCCGGTGCTCTACAGCGGTCTCGGCCTGGCGCTGCTGGTGGGCCTGATCATCTTCGGCGGCATCAAGCGTATCGCCCGCATCTCCGAGTTCCTGGTGCCGATCATGGCCGGCGGCTATCTGCTGATCGCGCTGGTGGTGCTGGCCCTGAACATCACCCAGATTCCGGACGTCATCGCGCTGATCGTGAAGAGCGCCTTCGGTCTCGAGCCGGCCATCGGCGGCGGCATCGGCGCGGCCATCATGATGGGCCTCAAGCGCGGCCTGTTCTCCAACGAGGCCGGCCTCGGCAGCGCGCCCAACGTGGCGGCCGTGGCCTACGTGCCGCACCCGGCCAACCAGGGCATCGTGCAGGCCTTCTCGGTGTTCATCGACACCGTGATCATCTGCTCCGCCACCGCCTTCGTGATCCTGCTCAGCGGCGTCTATGAAGCGGGCGCCGGCGTCGACGTCGCCGGCATCGCCCTGACCCAGGCCGCCCTGGCCGACCACGTCGGCGAATGGGGCCGCACCTTCGTCAGCATCGCGCTGCTGCTGTTCGCCTTCAGCACCATCCTCTACAACTACTATCTGGGCGAGAACAGCCTGAACTTCTTCAGCCGCCGCAATCAGGGCCTGTTCAATGCCTTCCGCGTGACCATCGTGCTGCTGGTCTGCTGGGGCGCCACCACCGACCTGGGCACCGCGTTCGGCTTCGCCGACGTGACCATGGGCCTGCTGGCGGTGGCCAACCTGATCGCCCTGATCATGCTGTTCAAGCCGGGCCTGCGCATCCTGCGGGACTTCGACGGCCAGATGCGCGCCGGCGTGGAGCAACCGGTCTTCAACGCCAAGGATCACCCGGATCTGGACCTGGACCCCAAGGCCTGGGAGCTCGAACCCGAGGACCTCGAGCGCGCCCATCAGGCACTGGGCAACGCCCCGGCCCGCAACCGCGGCTGA
- a CDS encoding helix-turn-helix transcriptional regulator, with product MHDDFAANLRLLCSYYRSIAEVCRRLDINRAQFNRYLSGRYKPASNTMRRICDFFGVEVHEILLPHDEFRSLVRLHPTPDGESPERAPSLGLPAALLEQGRQGMSRYLGCYHEYYLAMSRPGQVLCTLVCLERRGEDVLYQRTERMPPRAGGRHWHNRYQGVALLLTDRLFLADHESLNGHEMTQTILFPSFKSHVARLTGLKLGVADSSERMPCGVRVVYERIADTVSPRQALAQCGLYDLDDPALDPDIVAAIHNDIGPGEWHFRARYL from the coding sequence ATGCATGACGACTTCGCGGCCAACCTCCGGCTGCTGTGCAGCTACTACCGCTCCATCGCCGAGGTCTGCCGCCGGCTCGACATCAATCGGGCCCAGTTCAACCGCTATCTCAGCGGCCGCTACAAGCCCGCCAGCAACACCATGCGCCGCATCTGCGACTTCTTCGGCGTCGAGGTGCACGAGATCCTGCTGCCCCACGACGAGTTCCGCTCGCTGGTGCGGCTGCATCCGACGCCGGACGGCGAGTCGCCCGAGCGGGCGCCGTCGCTGGGGCTGCCCGCCGCGCTGCTCGAGCAGGGGCGTCAGGGCATGTCGCGCTATCTCGGCTGCTACCACGAGTATTACCTGGCCATGTCGCGGCCCGGGCAGGTGCTGTGCACCCTGGTCTGCCTCGAGCGGCGCGGCGAGGACGTGCTCTACCAGCGCACCGAGCGCATGCCGCCCCGTGCCGGTGGCCGCCACTGGCACAACCGCTATCAGGGCGTGGCGCTGCTGCTGACCGACCGCCTGTTCCTGGCCGATCACGAGTCGCTCAACGGTCACGAGATGACCCAGACCATCCTCTTCCCCAGCTTCAAGAGTCACGTCGCGCGACTCACCGGGCTCAAGCTGGGCGTGGCCGACAGCAGCGAGCGCATGCCCTGCGGCGTGCGGGTGGTCTACGAGCGCATCGCCGACACGGTCAGCCCGCGCCAGGCGCTGGCGCAGTGCGGCCTCTACGATCTGGACGACCCGGCCCTCGATCCCGATATCGTGGCGGCGATCCACAACGACATCGGCCCCGGAGAGTGGCATTTCCGGGCGCGCTACCTCTAG
- the fba gene encoding class II fructose-bisphosphate aldolase (catalyzes the reversible aldol condensation of dihydroxyacetonephosphate and glyceraldehyde 3-phosphate in the Calvin cycle, glycolysis, and/or gluconeogenesis), which translates to MALISMRQMLDHAAEHGYGIPAFNVNNLEQMRAIMEAADETDSPVIVQASAGARKYAGAPFLRHLILAAVEEFPHIPVVMHQDHGTSPAVCQRSIQLGFSSVMMDGSLGTDGKTPTSYDYNVDVTRRTVEMAHACGVSVEGELGCLGSLETGMAGEEDGVGAEGKLDHDQLLTDPEEAAEFVKATHVDALAIAIGTSHGAYKFTQPPTGDTLSIQRIKEIHARIPETHLVMHGSSSVPQEWLEVINEFGGAIPETYGVPVEEIVEGIKHGVRKVNIDTDLRLASTGAVRRFLAEHPAEFDPRKFLKVSTAAMKEVCKARYEAFGTAGQASKIKPINLEEMFLRYERGELDPRVK; encoded by the coding sequence ATGGCACTGATCAGCATGCGCCAGATGCTGGACCACGCCGCCGAGCACGGCTACGGCATCCCGGCGTTCAACGTCAACAACCTCGAGCAGATGCGCGCCATCATGGAAGCCGCCGACGAGACCGACTCTCCGGTGATCGTCCAGGCCTCCGCCGGCGCCCGCAAGTATGCCGGTGCGCCCTTCCTGCGCCACCTGATCCTGGCCGCCGTCGAGGAATTCCCGCACATCCCGGTGGTCATGCACCAGGACCACGGCACCAGCCCCGCGGTGTGCCAGCGCTCCATCCAGCTGGGCTTCTCCTCGGTGATGATGGACGGCTCGCTGGGCACCGACGGCAAGACCCCGACCAGCTACGACTACAACGTCGACGTCACCCGTCGCACCGTCGAGATGGCCCACGCCTGCGGCGTCTCCGTCGAGGGCGAGCTGGGCTGCCTGGGTAGCCTGGAAACCGGCATGGCCGGCGAGGAAGACGGCGTCGGCGCCGAGGGCAAGCTCGATCACGACCAGCTGCTGACCGACCCGGAAGAGGCCGCCGAGTTCGTCAAGGCCACCCACGTGGACGCCCTGGCGATCGCCATCGGCACCAGCCACGGCGCCTACAAGTTCACCCAGCCGCCCACCGGCGACACCCTCTCCATCCAGCGCATCAAGGAGATCCACGCCCGCATCCCCGAGACCCACCTGGTGATGCACGGCTCCTCCTCCGTGCCGCAGGAGTGGCTCGAGGTGATCAACGAGTTCGGCGGCGCCATCCCCGAGACCTACGGCGTGCCGGTCGAGGAGATCGTCGAGGGCATCAAGCACGGCGTGCGCAAGGTCAACATCGACACCGACCTGCGCCTGGCCTCCACCGGCGCGGTGCGTCGCTTCCTGGCCGAGCACCCGGCCGAGTTCGACCCGCGCAAGTTCCTCAAGGTCAGCACCGCGGCCATGAAGGAAGTCTGCAAGGCCCGCTACGAAGCCTTCGGCACCGCCGGCCAGGCCAGCAAGATCAAGCCGATCAACCTGGAAGAGATGTTCCTGCGCTACGAGCGCGGCGAACTGGACCCGCGCGTCAAGTAA
- a CDS encoding phosphoglycerate kinase gives MNVRKMTDLDLDGQRVLIREDLNVPVKNGQVTSDARLRAALPTIQAALEAGGKVMLMSHLGRPTEGEPAEEFSLAPVAEHLSGLLGRPVRLVEDYLETAPAFTDGEVVLLENVRFNKGEKKDDEALAKAYAALCDVYVMDAFGTAHRAQASTHGVARFAPAACAGPLLAQELEALEKALATPKRPMTAIVGGSKVSTKLEVLNALSEKCDRIIVGGGIANTFIAAAGYNVGKSLHEADLVEAAKALMDKVEIPLPSDVVVATEFSDSATAVTKPVDQVNDDEMILDIGPDTAARLGEQLKAAGTILWNGPVGVFEIDQFGHGTEALSYAIAESDGFSIAGGGDTLAAIDKYGIADRVSYISTGGGAFLEYVEGKVLPAVAALEAAAK, from the coding sequence ATGAACGTGCGCAAGATGACCGACCTCGACCTCGACGGCCAGCGAGTGCTGATCCGCGAGGACCTGAACGTGCCCGTCAAGAACGGCCAGGTGACCAGCGACGCCCGCCTGCGGGCCGCCCTGCCGACCATCCAGGCGGCACTCGAGGCCGGCGGCAAGGTGATGCTGATGAGCCACCTGGGACGCCCCACCGAGGGTGAGCCGGCCGAGGAGTTCTCCCTGGCGCCGGTGGCCGAGCATCTCTCCGGCCTGCTCGGTCGCCCGGTGCGCCTGGTCGAGGACTACCTGGAGACGGCACCCGCCTTCACCGACGGCGAGGTCGTGCTGCTGGAGAACGTACGCTTCAACAAGGGCGAGAAGAAGGACGACGAGGCGCTGGCCAAGGCCTACGCCGCGCTGTGCGACGTCTACGTGATGGATGCCTTCGGCACCGCCCACCGCGCCCAGGCCTCGACCCACGGCGTGGCGCGCTTCGCTCCCGCCGCCTGCGCCGGCCCGCTGCTGGCCCAGGAACTCGAGGCACTGGAGAAGGCGCTGGCCACGCCCAAGCGCCCGATGACCGCCATCGTCGGCGGCTCCAAGGTCTCCACCAAGCTCGAGGTGCTCAACGCGCTGTCCGAGAAGTGCGACCGCATCATCGTCGGCGGCGGCATCGCCAACACCTTCATCGCCGCGGCCGGCTACAACGTCGGCAAGTCGCTGCACGAGGCCGACCTGGTCGAGGCCGCCAAGGCGCTGATGGACAAGGTCGAGATCCCGCTGCCCTCCGACGTGGTGGTGGCCACCGAGTTCTCCGACAGCGCCACCGCGGTGACCAAGCCGGTCGACCAGGTGAATGATGACGAGATGATCCTCGACATCGGCCCGGACACCGCCGCCAGGCTCGGCGAGCAGCTCAAGGCCGCCGGCACCATCCTGTGGAACGGCCCGGTCGGCGTGTTCGAGATCGACCAGTTCGGCCACGGCACCGAGGCGCTGTCCTACGCCATCGCCGAGAGCGACGGTTTCTCCATCGCCGGCGGCGGCGACACCCTGGCGGCCATCGACAAGTACGGCATCGCCGACCGGGTCTCCTACATCTCCACCGGCGGCGGCGCCTTCCTCGAATACGTCGAGGGCAAGGTGCTGCCGGCGGTCGCGGCCCTCGAAGCCGCCGCAAAATAA
- a CDS encoding type I glyceraldehyde-3-phosphate dehydrogenase, producing MALRIAINGYGRIGQCVLRALVERDMPELEVVALNELSGLDTIAYLTRFDTTHGRFPGSVEVDGEHLVIDGRPIRVLSEADPAALPWAELGIDLVLECSGSFKERDVAEAHLAAGAARLLFSQPAESDVDATIVSGINDADLTPECRVISAASCTTNCLVPVLTVLDEALGLDHGVTTTIHSAMNDQPVIDAYHQTDLRLTRSAMHSIVPVDTGLARGINRLMPHLADRFECLHVRVPTINVSAMDLALSVRTDTDAETVNALLREASARRLAGLLGYTETPMASVDFNHDPRSGIVDATQTRVAGGRLIKMLCWFDNEWGFANRMLDVAGRIARLGPVPPSDA from the coding sequence ATGGCCCTACGCATCGCCATCAACGGTTACGGCCGCATCGGCCAGTGCGTGCTGCGCGCGCTCGTCGAGCGCGACATGCCGGAACTCGAGGTAGTGGCCCTCAACGAGCTGTCCGGGCTCGACACCATCGCCTACCTGACCCGCTTCGACACCACCCACGGTCGCTTCCCCGGCAGCGTGGAAGTCGACGGCGAACACCTGGTGATCGACGGCCGTCCGATCCGGGTGCTCTCCGAGGCCGACCCGGCCGCCCTGCCCTGGGCCGAGCTCGGGATCGACCTGGTGCTGGAATGCTCCGGCAGCTTCAAGGAGCGCGATGTCGCCGAGGCCCACCTGGCCGCCGGCGCCGCGCGACTGCTGTTCTCCCAGCCCGCCGAGAGCGACGTCGACGCCACCATCGTCAGCGGCATCAACGACGCCGACCTGACGCCCGAGTGCCGGGTGATCTCCGCCGCCTCCTGCACCACCAACTGCCTGGTGCCGGTGCTGACGGTGCTCGACGAGGCGCTGGGCCTCGACCACGGCGTCACCACCACCATTCACTCGGCGATGAACGACCAGCCGGTGATCGACGCCTATCACCAGACCGACCTGCGCCTGACGCGCTCGGCAATGCACTCCATCGTGCCGGTGGACACCGGCCTTGCGCGCGGCATCAACCGCCTGATGCCGCACCTGGCCGACCGCTTCGAATGCCTGCACGTGCGGGTGCCGACCATCAACGTCTCGGCCATGGATCTGGCCCTCTCGGTGCGCACCGATACCGACGCCGAGACGGTCAACGCCCTGCTCCGCGAGGCCAGCGCCCGACGGCTCGCCGGGCTGCTCGGCTACACCGAAACGCCCATGGCCTCGGTCGACTTCAACCACGATCCGCGCTCCGGTATCGTGGACGCCACCCAGACCCGGGTGGCCGGCGGCCGCCTGATCAAGATGCTGTGCTGGTTCGACAACGAGTGGGGCTTCGCCAATCGCATGCTCGACGTCGCCGGCCGCATCGCGCGACTGGGCCCGGTGCCACCCTCCGATGCCTGA